Part of the Drosophila pseudoobscura strain MV-25-SWS-2005 chromosome 2, UCI_Dpse_MV25, whole genome shotgun sequence genome, CCATTAGTtgtcattaaatttgcatggGTCTCTCTGAGCATCTGCTGCGAGCATCATCGTCTAATGAGCAGTGAGCAATACCCTTTCTTCTCAGGTGTCCGATTTTGACCCAATTCATGTGTGAACTTGGCATAATTCTCATTGTTTTCGCGCCTGTTCCGCTGTGGTCGCAGCTGTTGCGCTTTTGGCCGATGGCCAGCTCTTCAGCAGACCAGAAACTATGGCTAAAAGAAGAGCGCCTTCTGTTCTTGAACCCAACCTGGCAACAGAAGAACCAATCGAAGAACCATAAAAATACCCACATTCAAATTATTCTTAACTCTTTATCATCACTGCCAGAATATTAATAGAAATTCagacgatttcgattgatGAAAATTCCCCAAAATTGTTGTGGATAAATGGGATATACCAGGGGCCAAGCCCATACTTTGTACTCTATTAGATAAACGATTTATTTTTAGTCTGCTCTGCGACTCTGCGACTGGCGCCAAGCCTCAGCAGAGCTCTGGGGGCGAACAAAATCAATTGGCCCACacggcgtatgagtaatgccGGGCAATTCGAGATAACGAGCATTAGCTGATATTAACGTCAATTGAATAGCAGATATAGGAGTAATATACTAGCCTATGGACAAAGTTTCGCTCTTCTTATGTCAAATATCGTTCTGGATTATTCAAATAGGATCTTGATGGACAGTTTGTAGacaaatttgttgcatttacACATCTTTCATCTTCGTGTATCTTTGTTAAAGCAATTACACTTTctatattcattttaaaaGCCTATAAATGCGATCATATAGATCCAAAGATTCATCCCGTGCCCTATATCATTCAATAACAGATCATTGAACCACAAATTTTGTACCCTCCCTAGAATGCCTCATCatcatttaatttatggcAAGTTGAAATCAAACGCGTAAATGTCACAAATGAATTTCCAGACAACGAAAGAAGCAATCATAATTTATGGATCGTTTAGTGTGAAGAAGTTTACTCATAATTTTGCCTGGGGAAACACCAACCGTACCCCAAAATAGTCAGCTGACCAGACCAGGAGCTGGGCCCCAAATACACACGAGTATAATAATCTTTTGGCTATAAATTCGTGGCTGAGAATTTGACTCGAGTGAGCCCATAAAAATCACGACGTTGATTTGAGTTTGAGAACTTTATCGGACATATagtccgattccgattccgatggCATTCTGTTCTCCCGGACTCCATTGTCTGGCTAATTAACTCTTCGGAGACGTATCTAATCTCAGCCCGAAACGGGGGTTTATTATCACATTCATGCCATACTACTAGTGCTTATACTTAGTTATGTCGCGTGGTCATGGGACCAGATATTTCTGCCTCGAGGCGTGCCAATCTCTTAATGTGCGGGCCAAATTTGGATGTTTTGTCACTTCAAAGCTAATTCCTTAATTGGGCCCACGTTATGGCGTTTATGGCCAAGGGGATGTCTGTTCCACCAGAGTTGGCCTTAAGGCACATGTCAATGTTTAAATAGGATTTACTAATTACAAAATGCTTGCCAGGCTACGCAGGGCTGGGTCGGGCTCCCCGCACGATATTCCCAGACTGGAAATGGCAACGTCCTTAGAGGTTACCACTTGCAATAATTACCCACTCAAACCTGAACCTGAATCGATTTCCCCCCCAGAAATCCCAGGCGGAAGTCCTACTGAATGAATTGCAGCACCTGGTCTACTTCGTGGTCGTGTTCCTGCTCTGTCCCCTGCTGATCTTCTGCGGCTTCAAGTATGTCCTCCTGGGCACCAGCCACCTGAATGCGGACATCGGCTCGGGTGTGGCCACTGTGATCGTGATGCATATCCTGGTCGCCGTCTACATGTTCCGCCTGATCTTCCAGCAGGAGTTCTCGCGCATGGAGCAGATCGAAACGCTGTCCGAGTGGGAGAACATCCTGCCCCAGCAGGCCCAGAAGCAGCATCCTGTTCTCGTTGTTCTCCTGCTGATGTTCTACTGCTCGTTGATCATCGGCTTCCCTGTTGTCACGTTCTTCGCTCTGAAGTTTGTGGTCCTGAA contains:
- the LOC4801236 gene encoding uncharacterized protein, producing MLARLRRAGSGSPHDIPRLEMATSLEKSQAEVLLNELQHLVYFVVVFLLCPLLIFCGFKYVLLGTSHLNADIGSGVATVIVMHILVAVYMFRLIFQQEFSRMEQIETLSEWENILPQQAQKQHPVLVVLLLMFYCSLIIGFPVVTFFALKFVVLKNFFLIGNMDADIISAIGAVIAVHLAVGLFIYRVYYTTTSGNSANAKKN